AGGCCAGCGGCGAGGCGATTGAAAGCTTCGTGCTTGCCGGTGTTATGATACAGAGTGCTCTCCAGAGCATCGTTGGGCAGGTCGGCCAAGTCCAAGAACTGGGTTTCGGCGCCCATCGTGTGCAGCAGTGATGCGTAGAGACTGGCCACGCGGCGGGCGCGGGAGTTGGGGCGGTTGGTGCCGATAATCAGGGTAATCAAAGCGAATGTGATTTAAGAAGCAAAGGCCACCGGTTAAACCGTTCCCGCTGCTATTGGTTGTGCGGCCGCGGCTAATAGGTTGCTATGGGATTGGAGCGGGGAAAAGAGAAAATCGGCCACAAAAAAGGGCGCATCGGCCAAGCCGGTGCGCCCTCTTCTGTGCCTAACGATAAGCTTACGCCAGGTTATTCGACGTGGCCTTGGCCGTCAGGAACTCGCGGTTCAGGATAGCAATGTTTTCAAGCGAAATTCCTACCGGGCATTCGGCAGCGCACGACCCAATGTTGGTGCAGGCCCCAAAGCCTTCGATGTCCATCTGGGCCACCATGTTTTCGACGCGGGTTTTACGTTCCACATCGCCCTGGGGTAGCAACGCCAACTGCGACACTTTAGCCGATACAAACAGCATAGCCGAAGCATTTTTACAAGCGGCTACGCACGCACCGCAACCGATGCAAGTAGCGGCTTCAAAAGCCCGGTCGGCAATATCCTTTGGAATCGGAATCTCGTTGCCGTCGGGGGCCCCGCCGGTGTTCACGCTTACATAGCCGCCCGCCTGGATGATGCGGTCAAAGGCCGAGCGGTCCACGCTCAGGTCTTTGTTAATCGGGAAGGAGTTGGCGCGCCAAGGCTCGATGGTGATGGTGTCACCGTCCGAAAACTTGCGCATGTGCAGCTGGCAGGTGGTCGTGCCTTTTTCCGGTCCGTGCGAGCGGCCGTTGATAAACAGGTCGCACGAACCACAAATGCCCTCACGGCAATCGTGGTCGAATGCCACCGGGTCTTCACCCTTGTGGAGCAAGTCTTCGTTCAGCACGTCGAGCATTTCCAGAAACGACATTTCGGGCGAAATGTCTTTCACTTGGTACTCCACAATCTTTCCCTTTGCCTGGGGGCTAGGCTGCCGCCACACGTTCAGGGTCAGGTTCATTGGTTTAGCATTGGGGTTGGAACCGGCCATAGTTTTTGAATTAAAAATTATGAATTAAAAATTATGAAGTGACCGCCCGTAAGCAGAGGTAGTCAACTCATAATTTTTAATTCATAAGTCATAATTTTTAATTAATTATTTGTAGCTGCGCTGGGTCAGCTTCACATTTTCAAACTGTAGCTCCTCTTTGTTGAGGCGCTCGGGCTGGTTTTCGCCCATGAACTCCCAGGCCGCTACGTAAGCGTAGTTTTCGTCGTCGCGCAAGGCCTCGCCTTCTGGAGTTTGGTACTCCTCGCGGAAGTGGCCGCCGCAGCTCTCGTTCCGGTCGAGGGCGTCGTCAATCATCAACTCACCCAACTCGATGAAGTCGGCTACGCGGCCGGCTTTTTCCAGTGCTTGGTTCAGTTCCTCGTTGGTACCGGTCAATTTCAGGTCTTGCCAGAACTCGCGCTTCAACTTTTGTATCTCGGCCTTGGCGTGGGTAAGGCCTTCGGCGCTACGGGCCATGCCGCAATATTCCCACATAATGTGGCCCAGTACTTTGTGGAACTGGTCGGGTGTGCGGTTGCCATTGATGCTGAGCAGCTTGGCTGTACGCTCTTTTACGGCTTTGCCGGCTTCGGCAAATGCGGCGTGGTTGACATCTACCGGCTTAGGGGCCGCCTTAGCGAGGTAATCGCCAATGGTGTAGGGAATTACGAAATAGCCGTCGGCCAAGCCCTGCATCAGAGCGGAGGCCCCAAGGCGGTTAGCGCCATGGTCCGAGAAGTTGCACTCGCCGGTGGCGTACAGGCCGGGCACGGTGGTTTGCAAGTTATAGTCAACCCACAAGCCGCCCATGGTGTAGTGCACCGCTGGGTAGATGCGCATGGGCAGCTCATAGGGATTTTCATCGGTAATCTTCTCGTACATCTCAAACAGGTTGCCGTACTTCTGGCTCACTGCCTGGGCGCTGGTGCGCTGAATAACGTCGGCAAAATCGAGATATACGGCCAGGCCGGTGCTGCCCACGCCGCGGCCTTCGTCGCACATTTGCTTGGCGTTGCGCGAGGCTACGTCGCGCGGCACGAGGTTACCGAAGGCGGGGTACTTGCGCTCCAGGAAGTAGTCGCGGTCCTCTTCCTTCAGGTCCTTTACCTTGATTTCGCCCTTACGCAGGCGCTCGGCCAACTCCTTGGTAGCTGGTACCCACACACGGCCGTCGTTGCGCAGCGATTCCGACATCAGCGTCAGTTTCGATTGGTAGTCGCCCGATACTGGGATGCAAGTAGGGTGGATCTGGGTGAAGCACGGGTTGGCGAAGTACGCGCCCTTCTTATGGGCCCGCCAAGCGGCAGTCACGTTGCAATACATGGCATTCGTGCTCAGGTAAAACACGTTGCCATAGCCGCCGGTGGCCAATACCACCGCGTGGGCGGCGTGGTTCTCGATGGCGCCCGTCAGCAGGTTGCGGGTTATGATGCCGGCAGCTTTGCCATCGGCTACCACTAGGTCCAGCATCTCCGAACGGGTGTGGAGCTTCACTTTGCCGTAGGCCACCTGGCGGCTCAGCGCCGAATAGGCCCCCAGCAGCAACTGCTGTCCGGTTTGGCCGCGGGCGTAGAACGTGCGGCTCACCTGGGCCCCCCCGAAGGAGCGATTGGCCAGCAAGCCGCCGTATTCACGGGCAAAGGGCACGCCCTGGGCCACGCACTGGTCGATGATGCTGACCGACACCTGGGCCAAGCGGTACACGTTGGCTTCGCGGGCGCGGTAGTCGCCGCCCTTGATGGTATCGTAGAACAGGCGGAACACGGAGTCGCCGTCGTTCTGGTAGTTTTTGGCGGCGTTGATGCCGCCCTGGGCCGCGATGGAGTGGGCGCGGCGCGGCGAATCGTGGTACGTAAAGGCGTGAACGTTGTAGCCCAGCTCGGCTAGCGAGGCAGCGGCCGACGCGCCGGCCAAGCCAGTACCGACCACAATCACGTCGTACTTGCGCTTGTTGGCGGGATTGACGAGCTTAACGTTGAATTTATGCTGGTCCCACTTCTCGGCTAGGGGGCCTTCGGGCGATTTTGAATCCAGAAACATATTATTTCAGGGCTAGCGTGAGGGAGTGGACCAAGGGCGACACGGTCGACGTGAGTTGGCCGTTGCCGTCTGTGAATAAAAAGAAATAAAGAGGCATAGCCGCGAAGGCCGCCGACACTACCACGGCAAACCCATAGCCAACGGCTTTGATGAGCGGGGTGTACTTGCGGTGGTTCAGGCCCAGCGTCTGGAAGCCCGAGCCGAAGCCGTGCCACAAGTGGTAGCCCAGCGAGAATTGCGCGGCGACGTACAGCAGCACGTACCACCACACGTGAAACGACGAAACAACGGCCATGTAGAGGTTGTCGTAGTCGCGGGTTTCCACATTGGTGCCACCAATCTTGTCCAGGCCGCCAAAGCGGGCGCGCCAGAAGAAGTTGTAGAGGTGAACAATCAGGAAGATGAGGATGAGGCTACCCAGAATGCCCATGTTGCGCGAGGTCCATTCCGAATTCTGCTCCGAGTGGTTCGACACGTATTTTTGGGGGCGGGCCGCCTGGTTGCGACGCGTCAGCATCAGCGCCTCGTAGATGTGGAAGCCGAAGCCCAGCACCAAGCCCCACTCAATGGTGCGGATGATGGGGTTGGTGCCCATGAAATGCGAATAAACGTTGAAAGCTGTACCGCCATCGTGCTTGAACAGCTGCAAATTGCCTACGAGGTGTACTACCAAGAACGTGCACAGGAACAGACCCGTGAGGGACATTACAATCTTACGCCCGATGCTACTGGAAAAAGTTTTGGAAATCCAACTCATAAAACGGTCCGCAGAGCGAAGAAATAGATAGGTTTGTGCTGCCCAAAGGTAGGGCCGAGGGGCTAAGCAGGCAAAAAAACCAAGCCGTTGGCCAACACGTACCGAGGGCAGTGAATTTATCAGGGGCCCCTGTCGTTGGCGGCGTTGCGGGCTGCTCAGATAACCAGCACGGGTAAAAAAAAGTTAGCTTAGCACACAGGTTTATTACGAGCCCGCGGCGGGACGGCTGGCGGGCCCTCAATCACAACGAAACGGTTATGAAGGCACTCTCCGCGATTTGGTACAATTGGCAGTTGGCCGTTATGGGGATATTGCTGGCACTGGGGGCCCTGCTGCCGGGCACGGCGCGCGCCTCCCACATCCGAGCCGGTAACATCGAGGCCAAGGTGGACACCACGGCCGCGCACAACCCTAACCGGATATTCTTTAAACTGACCATTTACCAGGACTTGGCTTCAGGGAGCGCGGACCAACCGACGGCTACCCTGTATTTTGGAGACGGCACTTCGCAAACGTCAAACCGTATATCTGGCACCGGTAACAGACAAGTAATTCCCCTTCCCAACAACACCGATACTGGGGTTGATATTTTCTATTTTGATCATACTTACCCTGCTGCCAAGCAATATACTGCTAGCTTCATTGGAGAGAATCGTAATGCAGGCATATTGAACTTCATTGGTACGCAGTCTAATACACAATCTTTTTACGTTAGTACAACTTTCATAATTGATCCTGGGCTGGGACTCAACCACAGCCCCGTGTTGCGCACACCAGCCGTAGACAAAGCGGGTCAGAACCAGGTGTATCTGCACAATCCGGGGGCTTACGATGCGGATGGTGACTCGATGGCATTCAAGTTGCGTCCCTGCCAGCAAGCTCCAGTGCCCGGCAACAACACCCCAGTGCCGGCTGTCATTGCCGGGTTTGTGTATCCTGATAAAACGCCGGGCAATGCCAACGCCAAGCAAGTAGCTTACAGGGGCGTGCCCGCTGGCGTGCCAAACGCCCAGTCCATCTTTGTACAGGATGTGCACACTGGCCAAATTACGTGGAACACGCCGCTGCAAACTGGCTTTTACAACGTAGCTTTTACAGTAGAGGAATGGCGACGAAGTGAGTTTGGCGCGCGCCAAATTGGCTCGGTGATCCGCGATATGCAAATTATCGTGGTGGCCACCAACAACCTGCGGCCTATCCTCACAATTCCGCCCGACCTGTGCGTGGTGGCCGGCACCACTGTGACTGGCACCGTGACGGCCACCGATGGCACTGCCGCCGGTAGCGCCGCCCAAACGCCTATCAACTTGTTTGCCTATGCAGGCATTTTGCCGCCGGCCCGGTTCACGCAAGCATCCAAGGGGCCCCCCACGGCCACCGGCACATTTACGTGGGCTACGGATTGCAGCAACGTGGCCAAGGAACCGTATTCGGTGGTTTTCAAAGCCCAGGATACGCCGCCCAGCCCCGATTTCCCGCTGGTGGACGAACAGGTGTGGCGTATTACCGTGGTGGGGCCCCCACCCCAAAACCTGCGGGCCGTGCCATCCGGCAACCAGGTGACGCTGACCTGGGACCGCTACATCTGCGCCAATGCCAGCTTTATTCGCATTTATCGCAAGGAGAACTCGTCGAATTTCGTGCCGGGGCCCTGCGATACGGGCATTCCGGCGAGTGCCGGCTACACGCTAGTGGGCTCGGTAACGGCGGATTTGTCGGCCTTTAAAGACGACAACGCCGGCCAGGGCCTGGCGCGGGGCAAAACGTATTGCTACCGCATCTACGCCGATTTCCCGCTGCCTGCGCTGGGGGCCAGCATTGCCTCGGCTGAGGCGTGCGCCACTGTTGGCGGCTCGTCGGCCCGCCTCAAGAACGTGGACGTGGACCAGACCAGCGCCACGGGCCAGATTACGGTGCGCTGGTCGCCGGCCAAGCTGGCCACCACGCAGCTGCTGAGCACGCCCTCGGGCTACCGCCTTTCGCGGGCCGTGGGCCTGTCGCCCGCCGCCACGGCCTACGCAGTGGTGCGCG
This genomic stretch from Hymenobacter sp. PAMC 26628 harbors:
- a CDS encoding fumarate reductase/succinate dehydrogenase flavoprotein subunit, producing the protein MFLDSKSPEGPLAEKWDQHKFNVKLVNPANKRKYDVIVVGTGLAGASAAASLAELGYNVHAFTYHDSPRRAHSIAAQGGINAAKNYQNDGDSVFRLFYDTIKGGDYRAREANVYRLAQVSVSIIDQCVAQGVPFAREYGGLLANRSFGGAQVSRTFYARGQTGQQLLLGAYSALSRQVAYGKVKLHTRSEMLDLVVADGKAAGIITRNLLTGAIENHAAHAVVLATGGYGNVFYLSTNAMYCNVTAAWRAHKKGAYFANPCFTQIHPTCIPVSGDYQSKLTLMSESLRNDGRVWVPATKELAERLRKGEIKVKDLKEEDRDYFLERKYPAFGNLVPRDVASRNAKQMCDEGRGVGSTGLAVYLDFADVIQRTSAQAVSQKYGNLFEMYEKITDENPYELPMRIYPAVHYTMGGLWVDYNLQTTVPGLYATGECNFSDHGANRLGASALMQGLADGYFVIPYTIGDYLAKAAPKPVDVNHAAFAEAGKAVKERTAKLLSINGNRTPDQFHKVLGHIMWEYCGMARSAEGLTHAKAEIQKLKREFWQDLKLTGTNEELNQALEKAGRVADFIELGELMIDDALDRNESCGGHFREEYQTPEGEALRDDENYAYVAAWEFMGENQPERLNKEELQFENVKLTQRSYK
- a CDS encoding succinate dehydrogenase cytochrome b subunit produces the protein MSLTGLFLCTFLVVHLVGNLQLFKHDGGTAFNVYSHFMGTNPIIRTIEWGLVLGFGFHIYEALMLTRRNQAARPQKYVSNHSEQNSEWTSRNMGILGSLILIFLIVHLYNFFWRARFGGLDKIGGTNVETRDYDNLYMAVVSSFHVWWYVLLYVAAQFSLGYHLWHGFGSGFQTLGLNHRKYTPLIKAVGYGFAVVVSAAFAAMPLYFFLFTDGNGQLTSTVSPLVHSLTLALK
- a CDS encoding succinate dehydrogenase/fumarate reductase iron-sulfur subunit is translated as MNLTLNVWRQPSPQAKGKIVEYQVKDISPEMSFLEMLDVLNEDLLHKGEDPVAFDHDCREGICGSCDLFINGRSHGPEKGTTTCQLHMRKFSDGDTITIEPWRANSFPINKDLSVDRSAFDRIIQAGGYVSVNTGGAPDGNEIPIPKDIADRAFEAATCIGCGACVAACKNASAMLFVSAKVSQLALLPQGDVERKTRVENMVAQMDIEGFGACTNIGSCAAECPVGISLENIAILNREFLTAKATSNNLA
- a CDS encoding gliding motility-associated C-terminal domain-containing protein, with translation MLRTPAVDKAGQNQVYLHNPGAYDADGDSMAFKLRPCQQAPVPGNNTPVPAVIAGFVYPDKTPGNANAKQVAYRGVPAGVPNAQSIFVQDVHTGQITWNTPLQTGFYNVAFTVEEWRRSEFGARQIGSVIRDMQIIVVATNNLRPILTIPPDLCVVAGTTVTGTVTATDGTAAGSAAQTPINLFAYAGILPPARFTQASKGPPTATGTFTWATDCSNVAKEPYSVVFKAQDTPPSPDFPLVDEQVWRITVVGPPPQNLRAVPSGNQVTLTWDRYICANASFIRIYRKENSSNFVPGPCDTGIPASAGYTLVGSVTADLSAFKDDNAGQGLARGKTYCYRIYADFPLPALGASIASAEACATVGGSSARLKNVDVDQTSATGQITVRWSPAKLATTQLLSTPSGYRLSRAVGLSPAATAYAVVRAAPFALTDSVYVDTSVNTVANQYTYKLDLFYASAAGSTTEIVEPAGTASSVRTALVPDSPNKQITVSWTYQTPWDNTLKPTLVFRSGAAGGPFAQVGSVTSTTAGGTYVDKDPTLVKGNTYCYYVQTTGQYNPTGYLSALINKSQIICTTLTDQPCVPVLTLALVNCDSLARNPPGDNQTYANALRWTASAVPAGCSAPIAYYRVFYSATATGALTLLDSTNTMSYVHRNLPELGGCYAVQAVSTGGLRSALSNVACQNNCPFFILPNIFTPNGDGVNEIFQPKSASPLRSVHFKAFNRWGVKVFESTTTSRIFINWDGGGAVGESGSSGKVSDGLYYYLAEVEFADAANTKITYKGWVQIVR